The following are encoded in a window of Solibacillus sp. FSL R7-0668 genomic DNA:
- a CDS encoding cobalamin biosynthesis protein CobN, whose amino-acid sequence MLLGYYSGLIVFVLLFFIVLFVWIKTLQSKNQNKMPVIMLGVLMIFTFIVASIYSIDFYYLKTEQTKSTAGACTLEFVRGGGNSIDTTKVTIENKTYSIKSVRYKNIADGTYYCEITYLPVTKIVTEISIKK is encoded by the coding sequence ATGTTACTTGGTTATTATAGTGGACTCATCGTTTTTGTACTTTTGTTTTTCATAGTGCTTTTTGTTTGGATTAAAACCTTACAATCAAAAAATCAAAATAAGATGCCTGTTATAATGCTTGGAGTACTAATGATATTTACATTTATTGTTGCTAGTATTTATAGCATTGACTTTTATTATTTAAAAACCGAGCAAACGAAGTCAACTGCAGGTGCTTGTACGCTCGAGTTTGTTAGAGGGGGCGGAAATAGCATAGATACAACAAAAGTGACAATCGAGAACAAGACATACTCTATTAAATCGGTGCGCTACAAAAATATTGCAGATGGCACTTATTATTGTGAAATTACTTATTTGCCAGTAACGAAAATTGTCACAGAAATATCGATAAAAAAATAA
- a CDS encoding histidine--tRNA ligase has product MKKMDYQNVRGTQDFLPEQEVVRRKIRRTLEDTFILYGCKPLETPILNYTELMASKYAGGAEILQEMYTLTDRGERDLALRYDLTIPFAKVVAMNPHLAMPFKRYEIGKVFRDGPIKAGRFREFTQCDVDIVGVQSQIAEAELMMMAVDAFEKLDVSIQIQYNNRKLLYGLLQVFEVPAQVMNRVILILDKMEKVDRATLVKELTELALTTDSLTKIEQFLNAEPTLAYFESYRTENDFVAQGMTEVQELMGYLQALQIEQYCIFNPFLARGLEIYTGTIYELFLADGAIKSSIGSGGRYDNAIGGLLGTDESLATVGISFGLDVIYTAFELANKIEQKPREIDVYIIPINTERQALQLATALRKLGNRVDVELSGKKLRKAMDKANRENVGKVIVLGENEIIANRVAIKDMESGMVEEMNFIF; this is encoded by the coding sequence ATGAAGAAAATGGATTATCAAAATGTACGAGGAACACAAGATTTTTTACCTGAACAGGAGGTCGTGCGTCGTAAAATTCGTAGAACGCTAGAAGATACCTTTATTTTATATGGCTGTAAACCACTTGAAACACCGATACTGAACTACACAGAGCTCATGGCATCTAAATATGCAGGGGGTGCCGAAATTTTACAGGAAATGTACACACTAACAGATCGCGGCGAACGTGACTTAGCATTACGCTATGATTTAACGATTCCATTTGCCAAAGTAGTGGCGATGAATCCTCATTTGGCTATGCCGTTTAAACGTTATGAAATCGGCAAAGTGTTTCGTGATGGACCGATCAAGGCGGGGCGTTTCCGTGAATTTACACAATGCGATGTTGATATTGTTGGTGTTCAGTCTCAAATAGCTGAGGCAGAACTGATGATGATGGCGGTGGATGCCTTCGAAAAATTAGATGTGTCAATTCAAATTCAGTACAATAACCGCAAGCTTCTTTACGGCTTATTGCAAGTATTTGAAGTACCTGCGCAAGTGATGAATCGTGTTATTTTAATTTTAGATAAAATGGAGAAGGTTGACCGAGCTACCTTAGTGAAAGAGTTAACAGAACTAGCGCTCACAACCGATTCACTAACAAAAATAGAGCAATTTTTAAATGCAGAACCAACGCTTGCCTACTTTGAAAGCTACCGTACGGAAAATGACTTTGTGGCACAAGGGATGACAGAGGTTCAGGAACTGATGGGTTATTTACAGGCACTACAAATCGAACAATATTGCATTTTCAATCCATTTTTAGCGCGCGGATTAGAAATTTATACCGGTACGATTTATGAACTGTTTTTAGCAGATGGGGCGATAAAATCGAGCATCGGTAGCGGGGGACGCTATGATAATGCGATTGGTGGTTTACTAGGCACAGACGAATCATTGGCGACAGTTGGCATCTCATTTGGCCTAGATGTGATTTACACAGCCTTTGAATTAGCCAATAAAATCGAACAAAAACCACGTGAAATCGATGTGTACATTATACCAATCAATACCGAAAGACAAGCATTGCAACTGGCGACAGCTTTGCGGAAATTGGGCAATCGTGTTGACGTCGAGCTATCGGGAAAAAAGCTTCGTAAGGCAATGGACAAGGCAAATCGCGAAAATGTAGGCAAAGTGATTGTACTAGGGGAAAATGAAATTATTGCCAATCGAGTAGCCATAAAAGACATGGAAAGTGGTATGGTAGAGGAAATGAACTTTATTTTCTAA
- a CDS encoding metallophosphoesterase family protein encodes MSNILIVSDIHGHFKQFEELLTYWNQEDTLVILGDLIDRGPDSLKVIEKVIELKQIYEDKVIFVKGNHEEMLLNFLNNPIEKQEHYYKNGGQETIQSLLVHLPNDIADQTYTEQANEIKQHYQAQLAFLESAPTFQIIGNVLCTHAGFNSQFATLEETTERDYIWIRKHYETINKTPYINVFGHTPVTYIHESNDVWVSEDKRYIAIDGGCYMSGQLNAVLLNQQGEVLYVYKVQY; translated from the coding sequence GTGAGCAATATACTCATAGTAAGCGATATACATGGACATTTTAAGCAATTTGAAGAACTATTAACGTATTGGAATCAAGAGGATACATTAGTGATTTTGGGGGATTTAATCGATCGAGGACCAGATTCATTAAAGGTGATTGAAAAAGTAATTGAACTGAAGCAAATATATGAGGACAAAGTGATTTTTGTGAAAGGCAATCATGAGGAAATGCTGCTGAATTTTTTAAATAATCCGATTGAAAAGCAGGAGCATTATTATAAAAATGGTGGTCAAGAAACGATACAAAGTCTACTTGTACATTTACCAAACGACATAGCGGATCAAACTTATACCGAGCAAGCCAATGAAATAAAACAGCATTATCAGGCACAGCTAGCTTTTTTAGAGTCAGCACCTACTTTTCAGATTATCGGCAATGTACTATGCACACATGCGGGCTTTAACTCCCAATTCGCTACACTTGAGGAAACAACGGAGCGGGATTATATTTGGATTCGTAAGCATTATGAAACAATAAATAAAACACCGTACATTAATGTGTTTGGCCATACTCCAGTCACGTATATCCATGAATCCAATGATGTGTGGGTGAGTGAGGACAAGCGCTATATTGCGATTGATGGGGGTTGCTATATGAGCGGGCAGTTAAATGCGGTATTGTTGAATCAACAAGGGGAAGTGCTTTATGTCTATAAAGTTCAGTATTAA
- a CDS encoding cation diffusion facilitator family transporter, whose amino-acid sequence MEQYTNLRAGEKGAYISIIAYIFLSLLKLIVGYLGDSEALKADGLNNTTDIIASIAVLIGLKISQRPPDDDHRYGHFRAETIASLIASFIMVYVGIEVLKTAVENMMHPINQEPSVLTIVIAIFSAIVMFAVYKYNFALAQKINSSAVKAAAYDNRSDALVSIGTAIGITAAILGFAIIDTITAFVIGIIIIKTAIEIFKEAVFSLTDGFDTELISSIEEHVAEIPRVREVVEVRGRQHGSLILVDITVCVNPNLNVRDSHSITEQIEKAVQQLNPHAMTLVHIEPYDPKEMIICEDDYHF is encoded by the coding sequence GTGGAGCAGTATACAAATTTACGTGCGGGTGAAAAAGGCGCGTACATATCGATTATCGCCTATATTTTTTTAAGCTTACTTAAATTAATTGTCGGCTATTTAGGCGATTCCGAGGCATTAAAAGCAGACGGTTTAAATAATACAACCGATATTATCGCATCGATTGCGGTATTAATTGGCTTAAAAATTTCACAGCGCCCACCTGATGACGATCACCGCTACGGGCATTTTCGTGCAGAGACGATTGCTTCACTAATTGCCTCTTTCATTATGGTTTATGTAGGAATTGAAGTATTAAAGACGGCTGTTGAAAATATGATGCATCCGATTAATCAGGAGCCAAGTGTATTAACAATTGTCATTGCGATTTTCAGTGCGATTGTGATGTTTGCAGTATATAAATATAATTTTGCACTGGCCCAAAAAATTAATAGTAGCGCGGTCAAAGCGGCCGCCTATGATAATCGTTCAGACGCCCTTGTTAGTATTGGAACCGCAATCGGGATTACAGCTGCGATTTTAGGCTTCGCGATTATTGATACGATTACGGCGTTTGTCATTGGTATCATCATTATTAAAACCGCGATTGAAATATTTAAAGAAGCGGTCTTTTCCTTAACGGATGGCTTTGATACGGAGTTAATTTCATCGATTGAAGAACATGTTGCCGAAATTCCACGCGTTCGTGAAGTGGTAGAGGTTCGTGGACGTCAGCACGGCAGTTTGATTTTAGTGGATATTACCGTTTGTGTGAACCCGAATTTAAATGTTCGCGATTCGCATTCCATTACCGAGCAAATTGAAAAAGCGGTGCAGCAGCTTAATCCACATGCCATGACACTTGTGCATATAGAGCCATATGATCCGAAAGAAATGATTATTTGTGAAGATGATTATCATTTCTAA
- a CDS encoding GntR family transcriptional regulator produces the protein MNIIISNASEKPIYEQISSQLKAQIMNGQLQEGELLPSIRVIAKELKVSVITTKRAYADLERDGFIEVVQGKGSFVASRNMDFIREEQLKNIEHLLQKSVDIAKMSDISFEELSEMLMLIYKGED, from the coding sequence ATGAATATTATTATTAGTAATGCGAGTGAAAAACCAATTTATGAGCAAATTTCCTCGCAATTAAAAGCACAAATTATGAACGGTCAGCTGCAGGAAGGTGAACTTTTACCCTCCATTCGTGTCATAGCAAAAGAGTTAAAGGTAAGTGTCATTACGACCAAAAGAGCATATGCCGATCTTGAACGAGATGGTTTTATCGAAGTTGTTCAAGGAAAAGGTAGCTTTGTTGCTTCACGCAATATGGACTTTATTCGTGAAGAGCAGCTAAAAAATATAGAGCATCTATTACAAAAATCAGTAGATATCGCCAAAATGAGTGATATTTCGTTTGAAGAACTAAGTGAGATGCTGATGCTCATTTATAAAGGAGAAGACTAA
- a CDS encoding ABC transporter ATP-binding protein — translation MDSILEVKNLSKHYNSFSLNKVNLNIPKGSIVGLIGENGAGKTTAIKAIIGAIQKDAGEVSLFGRPFDATNKEVMQQIAIVMEGSFFHEELSPRQMAKVLKGLYKKWNDVTFNRYLQQFNVPNTKKLKEFSKGMRMKLSIAIALSYDAKLLILDEPTSGLDPVVRNEILNIFQDFIIDEERAILLSSHITTDLEKIADYITFIHNGEVILNEMKDDLIYNYGVVKCSEQQFKALDKTYVIGYEKNQFAVLALVNHKQEVQQKFPELVIDTPTIDDIMLYYVRGVAK, via the coding sequence ATGGACTCAATTTTAGAAGTCAAGAATTTATCCAAGCATTACAATTCATTTTCATTAAATAAAGTGAATTTAAACATCCCAAAAGGAAGTATTGTAGGATTAATTGGTGAAAATGGCGCGGGCAAAACGACGGCTATTAAAGCAATTATAGGGGCTATACAGAAAGATGCTGGCGAAGTTTCCTTATTTGGTCGACCATTTGACGCAACAAATAAAGAGGTAATGCAGCAAATCGCAATCGTGATGGAAGGAAGCTTCTTTCATGAGGAGCTTTCACCAAGGCAAATGGCAAAAGTGTTGAAAGGTTTGTATAAAAAGTGGAATGACGTAACATTTAACAGATATTTACAGCAATTCAATGTACCCAACACAAAAAAATTAAAAGAATTTTCTAAAGGGATGCGTATGAAGTTGTCTATTGCAATTGCGTTATCGTACGATGCAAAGTTACTGATTTTAGACGAACCAACAAGTGGGCTAGATCCTGTTGTACGCAATGAAATTTTAAACATTTTCCAAGACTTTATAATAGATGAGGAGCGTGCTATTTTATTGTCCTCACATATTACAACTGACTTAGAAAAAATTGCGGATTATATTACGTTTATTCATAATGGTGAAGTAATTTTAAACGAAATGAAGGATGATTTAATTTACAATTACGGTGTCGTAAAATGTAGCGAGCAGCAATTTAAAGCTTTAGACAAAACCTATGTGATTGGCTATGAAAAGAACCAATTTGCGGTGCTTGCATTAGTCAATCATAAACAGGAGGTACAGCAGAAGTTTCCTGAGCTAGTTATTGATACACCAACGATTGATGATATTATGCTGTATTATGTAAGGGGTGTAGCAAAATGA
- a CDS encoding ABC-2 transporter permease, whose product MMSLVLKDLLNLQSYLKTIIVFVVFYSMLSFTMDEVSFVAGMLIVLFAMIPIASFTYDKQAKWDVFGQTLPVTRKQMVQSKYVIALIFIVIGLVLSFIITAIATFIKESSVEVVELIAANSMVASVGIILLAIMLPLIYKFGVEKSRIMLLAISSIPIIALLLLSKLGFTVPSNIDWQTVASIIPVVALLLFGISFFISNKIYARKDF is encoded by the coding sequence ATGATGAGTTTAGTATTGAAAGATTTATTAAATTTACAAAGCTATTTAAAAACAATCATCGTGTTTGTAGTATTTTATAGTATGTTAAGTTTCACAATGGATGAGGTTAGTTTTGTGGCTGGTATGCTTATTGTTTTATTTGCAATGATTCCGATAGCTTCATTTACTTATGATAAGCAAGCAAAATGGGATGTGTTTGGTCAGACATTACCTGTTACAAGGAAACAAATGGTTCAAAGTAAATACGTTATCGCACTAATATTTATAGTAATAGGCTTAGTCCTATCCTTTATCATTACAGCCATTGCTACTTTTATTAAAGAAAGCTCTGTAGAAGTTGTGGAGTTAATTGCGGCAAACAGTATGGTCGCTTCTGTTGGCATCATTTTACTGGCCATTATGCTACCCTTAATTTATAAATTCGGTGTGGAGAAAAGTCGCATAATGCTACTGGCGATCAGTTCCATTCCGATAATCGCCTTGCTACTATTGTCGAAATTAGGTTTTACCGTTCCAAGTAATATAGATTGGCAAACGGTTGCCTCTATTATTCCAGTAGTTGCACTCCTTCTTTTTGGCATATCTTTCTTTATCTCTAATAAAATTTATGCAAGAAAAGATTTTTAA
- a CDS encoding translation factor GTPase family protein gives MYKSIGVLAHVDAGKTTFCEQLLFHTQAIKKRGRVDHQDAHLDNHAIERARGITIFAEQGRFQYKGHTYTLIDTPGHVDFAPEMERAIRVMDAAIIIVSAVDGIEGHTETVWQLLQQHKIPTFIFINKVDREGADIDKVMQAIQQELSPNALLLTDGIDATVKEWLAERDETLMELFFNGELTDEQSLVGLRQLVQNGQAIVCMPGSALKDEGILDFFNAVDTLTTTEFNNNAKFGATVFKIRHDQKQRITFMKSTAGILKVRDEFTFGHATDKVTEIRLYNGSSFTSVQQVEAGDIFAVKGLSTPVIGDVLGNEHEKAAFDMVPTLQAKVNYDGPLHVKELTRIFRELEAEEPSLRVLWNEQFQEISVHVMGVIQLEVLVEVLKERFSIEVTFGKPQILYKETIKNAAIGYGHFEPLKHYAEVHIKLEPNPRGKGITFANACHADDLTIGHQRLIEQHLFERDHHGILTGFPITDIHVTLLTGRAHNKHTAGGDFREATLRALRQGLEQVDNLLLEPFYRFKMKASNEHIGRMMSDVQQASGTFEAPILTEQSVTIFGRAPVATFMDYSTQFAAFTNGKGALTLQFDGYDVCHNTEEIIEQIAYNKDVDPAYSSSSIFCAKGKGYSVPWDEAKAAMHCDVE, from the coding sequence TTGTACAAATCGATAGGCGTATTAGCACATGTAGACGCTGGAAAAACGACATTTTGTGAGCAATTACTTTTTCATACACAGGCAATCAAAAAACGAGGGCGCGTGGATCATCAGGATGCCCATTTAGATAATCATGCGATTGAGCGTGCGCGTGGCATTACCATTTTTGCGGAGCAGGGGCGCTTTCAATACAAAGGACATACATATACTTTAATTGATACACCCGGTCACGTCGATTTTGCACCAGAAATGGAGCGAGCCATTCGTGTAATGGATGCGGCGATAATTATTGTAAGCGCGGTAGATGGCATTGAAGGACATACAGAAACCGTGTGGCAATTACTCCAGCAGCATAAGATCCCAACCTTTATATTTATTAACAAAGTCGATCGAGAAGGAGCGGATATTGACAAAGTCATGCAGGCGATTCAGCAAGAGCTTTCCCCTAATGCACTACTTTTAACAGATGGGATAGATGCTACCGTAAAGGAGTGGTTAGCCGAGCGTGACGAAACGTTAATGGAGTTATTTTTTAATGGAGAATTAACGGATGAGCAAAGTTTAGTAGGTTTACGTCAACTCGTACAAAATGGGCAAGCCATTGTTTGCATGCCTGGCTCCGCATTAAAAGATGAAGGGATACTTGATTTTTTTAATGCTGTAGATACGCTGACAACAACCGAATTTAATAACAATGCCAAGTTTGGAGCGACAGTATTTAAAATTCGCCACGATCAGAAGCAACGTATAACTTTTATGAAATCAACTGCAGGTATATTGAAAGTGCGAGATGAGTTTACGTTTGGTCACGCAACAGATAAAGTAACAGAAATTCGTCTGTATAATGGCTCCAGCTTTACATCTGTACAGCAAGTGGAAGCAGGTGATATTTTTGCAGTGAAAGGACTATCTACACCGGTCATTGGTGATGTTTTAGGAAATGAACATGAAAAAGCAGCTTTTGATATGGTGCCAACCTTGCAGGCAAAGGTAAACTATGATGGACCATTACACGTAAAGGAATTAACACGTATTTTCCGTGAGCTAGAAGCAGAGGAACCGAGTCTTCGCGTCTTGTGGAATGAGCAGTTTCAAGAAATATCGGTTCATGTGATGGGCGTTATTCAGCTTGAGGTACTAGTGGAGGTGTTGAAAGAACGTTTTTCAATTGAAGTGACATTCGGCAAGCCACAAATCTTATATAAAGAAACGATTAAAAATGCTGCGATTGGATACGGTCATTTTGAGCCATTAAAGCATTATGCGGAGGTGCATATAAAACTAGAGCCAAATCCACGTGGCAAGGGGATTACGTTTGCAAATGCTTGTCATGCGGATGATTTAACAATTGGACATCAACGCTTAATAGAGCAGCATCTATTCGAGCGTGATCATCATGGGATTTTAACGGGCTTTCCAATAACCGACATTCACGTAACGCTTCTTACAGGGAGAGCACATAATAAGCATACAGCTGGCGGAGATTTTCGTGAGGCCACATTGCGTGCACTAAGACAAGGGCTCGAGCAAGTAGACAATCTTCTATTAGAGCCATTTTACCGTTTTAAAATGAAGGCGAGCAACGAACATATTGGCCGTATGATGAGTGATGTTCAGCAAGCAAGTGGTACATTTGAAGCCCCTATACTAACGGAGCAAAGTGTGACGATTTTTGGTCGCGCACCCGTTGCAACATTCATGGATTACAGTACCCAATTTGCGGCATTTACAAACGGAAAAGGGGCCTTGACACTGCAATTTGATGGCTACGATGTTTGTCATAATACGGAAGAAATTATCGAGCAAATCGCTTACAATAAAGATGTAGATCCAGCTTATTCATCTTCCAGCATCTTTTGTGCGAAGGGGAAGGGCTATAGTGTTCCATGGGACGAGGCTAAAGCTGCCATGCATTGCGATGTAGAGTAA
- the tnpA gene encoding IS200/IS605 family transposase yields MDNKSLAHTTWNCKYHIVFAPKYRRQVIYGKIKADIGQILRQLCERKGVEIIEATACPDHIHMLVSIPPKLSVSQFMGYLKGKSSLMIFDRHANLKYRYGNRQFWCRGYYVDTVGRNKKVIQAYIQNQLQEDRLHDQMTMKEFIDPFTGEEMKRSKK; encoded by the coding sequence ATGGATAATAAAAGTTTAGCACATACAACCTGGAATTGTAAGTATCACATCGTCTTCGCGCCAAAGTATAGAAGACAAGTCATTTATGGAAAGATCAAAGCAGATATCGGGCAAATTTTACGCCAGTTATGTGAACGAAAAGGTGTGGAAATTATTGAAGCTACAGCGTGCCCGGATCATATTCATATGTTAGTAAGTATCCCGCCCAAATTAAGTGTGTCACAATTTATGGGGTATTTAAAAGGGAAAAGTAGTTTAATGATTTTCGATCGACATGCCAATTTAAAGTATCGATATGGCAATCGTCAATTTTGGTGTAGAGGTTACTATGTAGATACAGTGGGACGAAATAAAAAAGTCATTCAGGCGTACATTCAAAACCAATTACAAGAGGACAGATTGCACGACCAAATGACGATGAAAGAATTTATTGACCCGTTTACAGGGGAAGAAATGAAGCGTAGTAAAAAATAA
- a CDS encoding IS1182 family transposase, with protein sequence MSNPKTTNQNYNTEQTSLPLQLSEETTVPKTGHSIPTFIPYNNKQGISLFDIQDTISTKHISRVIDEMIELIDDQVFFSHYKGGGRSSFHPKMMTKVILYGYSQKVYSSRGIEKLLHENLPAMWLAAGQKPDHRTINRFRSHQLKNMMDSLFEQMIHLLIEQNYITMENYFLDGTKIEADANKYSFVWKKSTKNFEEKLKEKIRETILHIQEITESECIQSTVDNLKEDATPAQLETIAQELEAQVNALTDAIEAEENVTVRKEIRSQRSVLKKPLKLIREDFLPRLDKYKKQHEIFGDRNSFSKTDHDATFMRMKDDHMKNGQLKAAYNVQMATENQFILFYSMHQRPTDTRCFIPHLEKLAASSLPMPKTVIADAGYGSEENYLYAIGDEIEPRFDFLIPYGMYLKEKSRSYKKNIKHAKNWAYNEQEDHFICPNGQKVTFKKYLNKKNASGFEQSLKVYECEDCSECPLKALCTKAKGNRQVQWNPIFEEMKAKAKVALECEEKSRIYAQRKIDVESVFGHIKGNRSFRRFLLRGIDKVSTEFGIVALAHNLLKVAGIRQLLSRDLDKNTKTGVEKRLVFLHLFILGTY encoded by the coding sequence ATGAGTAATCCTAAAACTACTAACCAAAATTATAACACTGAACAAACATCACTTCCACTCCAGCTTTCAGAAGAAACTACCGTTCCTAAAACAGGTCATTCCATTCCTACATTTATTCCTTATAACAATAAACAAGGGATTTCCCTTTTTGATATTCAAGACACGATTTCTACAAAACATATATCACGTGTAATTGACGAAATGATTGAACTGATAGATGACCAAGTCTTTTTCTCTCACTACAAAGGTGGCGGTCGTAGCTCTTTTCATCCAAAAATGATGACGAAAGTGATTCTCTACGGGTATTCACAAAAGGTGTACTCTTCTCGTGGGATTGAAAAATTGCTTCATGAGAATTTACCTGCAATGTGGTTGGCGGCAGGACAGAAACCAGACCATCGTACAATTAATCGTTTTCGTTCACATCAATTAAAAAATATGATGGATTCGCTATTTGAACAAATGATTCACCTTCTTATCGAACAAAACTATATTACAATGGAAAATTACTTTTTGGATGGCACAAAAATTGAAGCTGATGCCAATAAGTATTCTTTTGTATGGAAGAAATCGACTAAAAATTTTGAAGAGAAACTAAAAGAAAAGATTCGAGAAACCATTCTACATATTCAAGAAATAACAGAATCTGAATGCATACAATCTACTGTCGATAATTTGAAAGAAGACGCGACACCAGCACAATTAGAAACGATAGCGCAGGAATTAGAAGCACAAGTAAATGCCTTAACAGACGCAATTGAAGCTGAAGAAAATGTCACTGTACGTAAAGAAATCCGTTCACAGCGTAGTGTACTAAAGAAACCACTCAAATTAATTCGCGAAGATTTCCTCCCTCGCTTGGACAAATACAAAAAACAACATGAAATCTTTGGTGACCGTAATAGCTTTTCGAAAACAGATCATGACGCAACTTTTATGCGGATGAAAGATGATCACATGAAAAATGGGCAACTAAAAGCAGCTTACAATGTTCAAATGGCTACAGAAAATCAATTTATTTTATTTTACTCCATGCATCAACGTCCAACTGATACGCGCTGTTTTATTCCACACTTAGAGAAATTAGCAGCGTCTAGTTTGCCGATGCCGAAAACAGTCATAGCGGATGCTGGTTATGGAAGTGAAGAAAATTATCTTTATGCGATAGGTGACGAAATAGAACCTCGATTCGATTTTTTAATCCCATATGGCATGTATTTAAAAGAAAAATCACGTAGCTATAAAAAGAATATCAAGCATGCGAAAAATTGGGCTTACAACGAACAAGAAGATCATTTTATTTGTCCAAATGGGCAAAAAGTTACGTTTAAAAAATATCTAAATAAAAAAAATGCCTCAGGTTTTGAACAAAGTCTAAAAGTTTATGAATGTGAAGACTGTTCTGAATGTCCATTGAAGGCGCTCTGTACAAAAGCCAAAGGCAATCGCCAAGTACAATGGAATCCGATTTTTGAAGAAATGAAAGCAAAGGCAAAAGTAGCCCTTGAATGTGAAGAGAAATCACGAATCTACGCGCAACGTAAAATCGACGTAGAAAGTGTTTTTGGTCACATCAAGGGCAATCGGTCGTTCCGCAGATTTTTACTGCGGGGCATCGATAAGGTTTCCACAGAATTTGGGATAGTGGCATTGGCTCACAATCTCTTGAAAGTAGCGGGCATCCGCCAGCTACTTTCAAGAGATCTGGATAAAAACACAAAAACAGGTGTAGAAAAACGACTCGTTTTTCTACACCTGTTTATTTTAGGGACTTATTAG
- a CDS encoding DegV family protein codes for MIKITADSTCDLSPELLAKYDISLAPLHVLVNEEDFLDGVNITPKDIFHFVSVENKTCSTAAINTYEYEQFFEPFTKDFDTVIHISLGSAFSSCYQNARLTAQNFDNLIVIDSQNLSTGSGLLVIEAAELAQKGCSAQEIEARILALIPEVEASFVIDKMDYLKRGGRCSSLEAFGATLLKIKPSIEVVQGKMEVGKKYRGQFASCLEKYVKDRLENRTDIDTSRIFITHPDCPDELVDQVKAMINREVQFDEILVTNAGCTVSTHCGPSTLGILFKRTIK; via the coding sequence ATGATAAAAATAACAGCGGATAGTACATGTGATTTATCGCCAGAATTGCTGGCGAAGTATGATATTTCACTTGCACCTTTGCATGTTTTGGTAAATGAAGAAGATTTTTTAGATGGCGTCAATATTACGCCCAAAGATATTTTCCATTTTGTCAGTGTTGAAAATAAAACTTGCTCGACAGCTGCGATTAATACATATGAATACGAGCAGTTTTTTGAGCCATTTACAAAGGATTTTGATACCGTCATTCATATTAGTTTGGGGAGCGCGTTTTCATCATGCTACCAAAACGCGCGATTAACTGCTCAAAACTTCGATAACCTAATCGTCATCGATTCTCAAAATTTATCAACTGGCAGTGGCTTGCTAGTCATTGAAGCTGCGGAACTAGCGCAGAAGGGTTGTAGTGCACAGGAAATCGAAGCACGTATTTTAGCGCTTATTCCAGAGGTCGAGGCGAGCTTTGTAATCGATAAAATGGATTATTTAAAACGTGGTGGTCGTTGCTCAAGCCTTGAAGCATTTGGCGCAACCCTTTTAAAAATTAAACCCTCTATTGAAGTTGTTCAAGGAAAAATGGAAGTGGGCAAAAAATACAGGGGGCAGTTTGCAAGCTGCCTCGAAAAATATGTCAAGGATCGCCTTGAAAATCGAACAGATATTGATACATCACGTATTTTCATTACCCACCCTGATTGCCCAGATGAACTTGTCGATCAAGTAAAAGCGATGATTAATCGCGAAGTCCAATTCGATGAAATTCTTGTAACCAATGCCGGCTGTACGGTTTCCACTCATTGCGGACCAAGTACACTAGGTATTTTATTTAAGCGCACCATTAAATAA
- a CDS encoding ATPase, with protein sequence MPLTTGPIENQGNQPANATNVRIKVLNLSGGLLTGVVRVFRLNGTRQLVSTTPFAANANASTFVTPGVGGAFQYEVEIVPNQTGGLYSVYGRTASGVIIDAQRFVHSELTPIL encoded by the coding sequence ATGCCTTTAACTACTGGTCCAATTGAAAATCAAGGAAATCAACCAGCTAATGCGACTAACGTTCGTATTAAAGTTCTCAACCTTTCTGGGGGCTTGCTTACTGGAGTAGTCCGAGTTTTTAGACTTAACGGAACAAGACAACTAGTATCTACTACACCATTTGCTGCAAATGCAAATGCTTCTACTTTTGTAACTCCGGGTGTAGGGGGCGCGTTTCAATATGAAGTTGAAATTGTTCCGAACCAAACTGGCGGATTGTATAGCGTTTACGGTCGAACAGCTTCAGGTGTTATCATTGATGCCCAACGGTTTGTGCACTCAGAATTAACACCGATTCTTTAA